In the genome of Halapricum salinum, one region contains:
- a CDS encoding DUF7109 family protein: MMFTPDELAGTVDLFGALDRPALRQACVELAFKEGDDREPESFDDAIDDAVESYHLLAIADEGSEVLVPGPVAFPTLPEGAQDLPHILDVEERTVPRERLAEAAERRFRDDAADAIAARDRERIADLLDVSYELDVWAPVELSGTRTRLDEALE; this comes from the coding sequence ATGATGTTCACGCCGGACGAACTCGCGGGGACCGTCGACCTCTTCGGCGCGCTCGACCGCCCGGCACTCCGGCAGGCCTGCGTCGAACTCGCGTTCAAAGAGGGCGACGACCGCGAGCCCGAGAGCTTCGACGACGCCATCGACGACGCCGTCGAGAGCTATCACCTCCTCGCCATCGCGGACGAGGGTTCGGAGGTGCTCGTCCCAGGCCCGGTCGCGTTCCCGACGCTCCCGGAGGGGGCACAGGATCTCCCGCACATCCTCGACGTCGAGGAGCGAACAGTGCCCAGAGAACGGCTGGCCGAGGCCGCCGAGCGACGCTTCCGGGACGACGCCGCCGACGCCATCGCCGCGCGCGACCGCGAGCGGATCGCGGACCTGCTGGACGTCAGCTACGAACTGGACGTGTGGGCCCCGGTCGAACTCAGCGGGACCAGAACCCGGCTGGACGAGGCCCTGGAGTAG
- a CDS encoding NUDIX hydrolase gives MDLGPIRAHDPAVVDGDAREASVLVPIVDRASGPHILFTKRADHLSDHPGQMSFPGGGREPEDPDRTATALREANEEIGLRPEEVEMHGRLDDFETITDYAVRPFVASIPDREYTPCDAEVAEITVLPLSALIDPENYESEQRDHPRYGRIRLHFFHVEGYTVWGATAEMLVQFLELATDWKLPPEPDRVVDADADLPS, from the coding sequence ATGGATCTGGGACCGATCCGCGCCCACGACCCCGCGGTCGTCGACGGCGACGCACGGGAGGCGTCGGTACTGGTCCCGATCGTCGACCGTGCGAGCGGTCCCCACATTCTGTTTACCAAGCGCGCCGACCACCTCAGCGACCACCCCGGACAGATGAGTTTCCCCGGCGGCGGCCGCGAACCCGAAGACCCAGACCGGACCGCAACGGCACTCCGGGAGGCCAACGAGGAGATCGGTCTCCGACCCGAAGAGGTCGAGATGCACGGCCGGCTGGACGACTTCGAGACGATCACCGACTACGCCGTCCGCCCGTTCGTCGCGTCGATCCCGGATCGCGAGTACACGCCCTGTGACGCCGAAGTCGCCGAGATCACCGTGCTCCCGCTGTCGGCGCTGATCGACCCCGAGAACTACGAGAGCGAGCAGCGCGACCACCCCCGCTACGGGCGGATCCGACTGCACTTTTTCCACGTCGAGGGCTACACCGTCTGGGGCGCGACCGCCGAGATGCTCGTGCAGTTTCTCGAACTGGCGACTGACTGGAAACTGCCGCCCGAACCCGACCGCGTCGTCGACGCAGACGCGGATCTTCCCTCGTAG
- a CDS encoding NAD(P)/FAD-dependent oxidoreductase, translating to MPAIDRVAVIGGGAIGTTLAGDLATRDVDVTLFERESVASGASGRAAGICYDAYTERRDIAIAGRAIERFREFADSFRPVPYVLLAREGDREQASAIESLAERMQGRGVDVDLVDGATLGWEFPALVTDDVERAAVARNAGVLDPESFTETMAERAREAGATVQTGTEATLADPRTVRAGGTSERFDAVVVAAGPSTKQIVAEVGVDLALECYRAQALVTRLDIDVPTVFDATNHYYLRPRGSGILLGDGVDIDVGPDDDHGEADAAFVESGREHLDTALGVEASVERAWSGLCTATPDRDPLVGPVEAGLFVATGWHGHGLMRAPAVAERLATQVLGGDGIPGFEPTRFAGDEQFEPVEGVSLDDS from the coding sequence ATGCCTGCAATCGACCGAGTCGCTGTGATCGGCGGCGGCGCGATCGGGACGACGCTAGCCGGCGATCTCGCGACGCGGGACGTGGACGTGACCCTGTTCGAGCGCGAGTCGGTCGCATCGGGAGCCAGCGGCCGCGCGGCCGGGATCTGCTACGACGCCTACACCGAGCGCCGTGATATCGCCATCGCCGGGCGAGCCATCGAGCGCTTTCGCGAGTTCGCCGACTCCTTTCGACCCGTGCCCTACGTCCTGCTGGCTCGCGAGGGCGACCGCGAACAGGCCAGCGCGATCGAGTCACTGGCCGAGCGGATGCAGGGCCGGGGCGTCGACGTCGACCTCGTCGATGGCGCGACGCTCGGGTGGGAGTTCCCAGCCCTCGTGACCGACGACGTCGAGCGGGCCGCGGTCGCGAGAAACGCCGGCGTGCTCGACCCCGAATCGTTCACCGAGACGATGGCCGAGCGGGCGCGCGAGGCGGGTGCGACCGTCCAGACAGGAACGGAAGCGACGCTTGCGGACCCACGGACGGTCCGCGCCGGCGGCACGAGCGAACGCTTCGACGCCGTCGTGGTCGCCGCCGGCCCGTCCACGAAACAGATCGTCGCCGAGGTCGGCGTCGACCTCGCACTCGAGTGCTACAGGGCGCAGGCACTCGTGACCCGACTCGATATCGACGTCCCGACCGTCTTCGACGCGACAAACCACTACTACTTGCGACCCCGCGGATCTGGAATCCTGCTGGGCGATGGCGTCGACATCGACGTCGGCCCCGACGACGATCACGGCGAGGCCGACGCGGCGTTCGTCGAGTCGGGTCGCGAGCACCTCGACACCGCACTCGGCGTCGAGGCGTCGGTCGAGCGGGCCTGGAGCGGACTCTGTACCGCCACGCCGGATCGGGACCCGCTGGTCGGCCCTGTCGAGGCGGGACTGTTCGTGGCGACGGGGTGGCACGGCCACGGACTGATGCGCGCGCCAGCGGTCGCTGAGCGTCTCGCAACGCAGGTGCTCGGTGGCGATGGAATCCCAGGCTTCGAACCGACGCGCTTTGCGGGAGACGAGCAGTTCGAGCCGGTCGAAGGGGTGAGCCTCGACGATTCGTGA
- a CDS encoding metal-dependent hydrolase, whose product MVDVLGHLAVGLLCTVPAWVYWREEVAFTFVAVVLGAVIVPDIDLYLPWVRHHGPTHTVLFATIVAIVGGTVFARVAPRLLRVELRDDLRRAVPLGLFGFAASALLVGGAGHVVVDSLSTSTAGQPVRPLWPLVERSSSVHVLRRFSAPLWNGIPFALGLSLHVGVLLPSVPRSMLLDV is encoded by the coding sequence ATGGTTGATGTCCTCGGTCACCTCGCGGTCGGGCTGCTGTGTACCGTCCCGGCGTGGGTGTACTGGAGAGAAGAGGTTGCGTTCACCTTCGTCGCCGTCGTGCTCGGGGCCGTGATCGTCCCGGATATCGACCTCTACCTCCCGTGGGTCCGCCACCACGGCCCGACCCACACCGTGCTCTTCGCCACCATCGTCGCCATCGTCGGTGGGACGGTGTTCGCCCGAGTCGCACCCCGGTTACTCCGGGTCGAACTACGGGACGACCTCCGGCGAGCGGTCCCACTCGGGTTGTTCGGCTTCGCAGCCAGCGCACTCCTCGTCGGCGGGGCGGGGCACGTGGTCGTCGACTCGCTCTCGACGTCGACCGCCGGCCAGCCGGTCAGACCACTCTGGCCGCTGGTCGAGCGGAGTTCCAGCGTCCACGTCCTCCGGCGCTTCAGCGCGCCGCTCTGGAACGGAATCCCCTTCGCGCTGGGGCTGTCGCTGCACGTCGGCGTCCTGCTGCCGTCGGTTCCACGGTCGATGCTGCTCGACGTGTAG
- a CDS encoding RPA12/RPB9/RPC11 RNA polymerase family protein yields the protein MQFCGECGSMMHTEGDTWVCRSCENEEPRNSQAEAAMATRDGQRDDGAPDVADATTDSTETMQEPCPAGDCDSDRAYYEMLPKPGGSYEVRLFTCVECGHKWRES from the coding sequence ATGCAATTCTGTGGCGAGTGTGGGTCGATGATGCATACGGAAGGCGACACGTGGGTGTGTCGCTCCTGTGAGAACGAGGAGCCGCGGAACTCGCAAGCAGAAGCGGCGATGGCGACCCGGGATGGACAGCGGGACGACGGGGCACCCGACGTGGCCGACGCGACCACGGACTCCACCGAGACGATGCAGGAGCCCTGTCCGGCGGGCGACTGCGACAGCGACCGGGCCTACTACGAGATGCTGCCGAAGCCGGGCGGCTCCTACGAGGTTCGGTTGTTCACCTGCGTCGAGTGCGGCCACAAGTGGCGCGAGTCCTGA
- a CDS encoding Hsp20/alpha crystallin family protein, translating to MTSLRDVGKSLSNVVLENVGRAMSRAQERTPLPVDLLESDDAYLAVFDAPGATSSDVQVRFTDRTVEVRVDRFREFYEDFEMLVPGRGLSLDGSVTLPEGASVDPDAATATLHDNGSLHVEIPKVEAEDADEASDEEVDIETDDDASDDS from the coding sequence ATGACCTCGCTACGCGACGTCGGGAAGTCCCTCAGTAACGTCGTACTGGAGAACGTCGGCCGGGCGATGAGCCGGGCCCAGGAGCGGACGCCGCTGCCGGTCGACCTGCTGGAGAGCGACGACGCCTATCTGGCGGTCTTCGACGCCCCCGGCGCGACCAGCAGCGACGTGCAGGTCCGCTTCACCGATCGGACGGTCGAGGTTCGCGTCGACCGCTTCCGGGAGTTCTACGAGGACTTCGAGATGCTCGTTCCCGGCCGCGGACTGTCGCTTGACGGTTCGGTCACGCTGCCGGAAGGCGCGTCCGTCGATCCCGACGCAGCCACGGCGACGCTGCACGACAACGGCTCGCTCCACGTCGAGATTCCGAAAGTCGAGGCCGAAGACGCCGACGAGGCGAGCGACGAAGAGGTCGATATCGAGACTGACGACGACGCGAGCGACGACTCCTGA
- a CDS encoding DUF7559 family protein has product MPPTKEIKCTDEDCFLDMFENHYTYDVPEEHGVTDLQCPVCGGTDCLEEIEL; this is encoded by the coding sequence ATGCCACCCACGAAGGAGATCAAGTGTACTGACGAGGACTGCTTTCTGGACATGTTCGAGAATCACTATACCTACGACGTCCCCGAAGAGCACGGCGTCACCGACCTCCAGTGTCCGGTCTGTGGCGGGACGGACTGTCTCGAGGAGATCGAGCTGTAG
- a CDS encoding DUF429 domain-containing protein, with protein sequence MEQILGVDFSGARDAGQKIWLTVCIERDGALHVKSSVPAAAQFDADSRAACLRGVRAAIERADVVGLDVPFGLPAAVHDRESWTDVVSLIAGIDDPETFRSRCVARASEVTGGDQQYLRRETDADRGALSPYHWIRAAQTYYGIREVLQPLVGEDAVAIKPLHDGPATPVCETHPAATLRDIGLPTRGYKDDTDRSRDRRKTIVEGLQMTPLSMHGIEEYLLDDVGGDAIDSLLTALAAWRASRNEFSPEGAFDPVEGHIYR encoded by the coding sequence GTGGAGCAGATCCTCGGGGTCGACTTCAGCGGTGCACGCGACGCTGGCCAGAAAATATGGTTGACCGTCTGCATCGAGCGCGACGGCGCGCTGCACGTGAAATCGTCCGTCCCGGCAGCGGCGCAGTTCGACGCCGACTCCCGGGCGGCGTGCCTCCGCGGCGTTCGTGCGGCGATCGAGCGGGCCGACGTCGTCGGGTTAGACGTCCCGTTCGGATTGCCAGCGGCGGTCCACGATCGTGAGTCGTGGACCGACGTCGTGTCGCTGATCGCCGGGATCGACGATCCCGAGACGTTCCGGTCGAGGTGCGTCGCCCGTGCGAGCGAGGTGACTGGCGGCGACCAGCAGTACCTCCGGCGGGAGACCGACGCGGACCGCGGGGCGCTCTCACCCTATCACTGGATTCGCGCCGCCCAGACCTACTACGGGATTCGTGAAGTGCTCCAGCCGCTGGTCGGCGAGGACGCCGTCGCGATCAAACCCCTTCATGACGGTCCAGCGACGCCGGTCTGTGAGACCCACCCCGCGGCGACACTGCGGGACATCGGACTGCCGACTCGCGGGTACAAAGACGACACCGACCGCTCGCGAGATCGCCGCAAGACCATCGTCGAAGGCCTGCAGATGACGCCGCTGTCGATGCACGGAATCGAGGAGTACCTGCTCGACGACGTCGGCGGCGACGCTATCGACAGTCTGCTGACGGCGCTCGCGGCCTGGCGGGCCAGCCGCAACGAGTTCAGTCCCGAGGGCGCGTTCGACCCCGTCGAAGGCCACATCTACAGATAA
- a CDS encoding AbrB/MazE/SpoVT family DNA-binding domain-containing protein: MGQTEMECYPTVRDRGQVTIPEDVREPLGIEPGDRIKLTVERLD; this comes from the coding sequence ATGGGTCAGACTGAGATGGAATGTTACCCGACTGTCCGTGACCGAGGACAGGTCACGATTCCCGAAGATGTGCGCGAACCGCTTGGTATCGAACCGGGCGACCGTATCAAACTCACTGTCGAACGGCTGGACTAA
- a CDS encoding RNA-guided endonuclease InsQ/TnpB family protein has product MDITLRCRAYPDEETASEAWRHIEIHRQIRNHAIRDYYSHDYGNRPTAYDQHRKLTDWKQRWPLFSDVSAHAAQQTVSEIHKNVETQKGRRENGHKAGRLKWQGSGERRSVAYQSEGFNVNHTTGQDGYATVRLSKIGHIPIRAHRELPATEQIKRVVLKKERTGDWFVSLVTEQADDDLPEKPSPDTLDPADCVGVDLGILSYIHTSDDTAVDMLDLSDEYDRYGREQRKLDRKEHGSNNWEKQRQRVATAKRQIKRKVLDYQHKLTTWLVQEYDLVAVEDLDVKPMLETSQNAKNKQDAAWSRFLDLLEYKGDLYGTHVVRVEPAGTTKECSECGVETSKPLWIREHSCPACGHTEDRDLNAAKNILSRGRKQIGAGRSESTSPETEDFWCENESQSDSLTPVQTALPTGTISVPAKRVVEAGSPEVVRKTESSVMTRDEASRTT; this is encoded by the coding sequence ATGGACATAACGCTTCGCTGTCGCGCGTATCCCGACGAGGAAACCGCCAGCGAAGCGTGGCGACACATCGAAATCCACCGGCAGATACGGAACCACGCCATCCGCGACTACTACTCACACGACTACGGAAACCGGCCAACCGCCTACGACCAGCACCGCAAACTCACCGACTGGAAACAGCGGTGGCCGCTCTTTTCGGACGTCTCGGCACACGCCGCCCAGCAGACCGTTTCAGAGATACACAAGAACGTCGAGACGCAGAAGGGTCGGCGGGAAAACGGCCACAAGGCAGGCCGGTTGAAGTGGCAGGGAAGCGGCGAACGTCGGTCAGTCGCGTATCAGTCCGAAGGCTTCAACGTGAATCACACCACGGGCCAAGACGGGTACGCCACTGTTCGACTCTCAAAAATCGGTCACATCCCGATTCGAGCGCACCGAGAGCTTCCCGCGACCGAGCAAATCAAGCGCGTCGTGTTGAAGAAAGAACGAACCGGCGATTGGTTCGTCTCTCTGGTCACGGAACAGGCCGACGACGACCTTCCCGAGAAGCCCAGTCCAGATACGCTCGACCCTGCCGACTGCGTGGGCGTGGACCTCGGGATTCTCTCGTACATCCACACCAGCGACGATACGGCGGTGGATATGCTCGACCTGTCCGACGAGTACGACCGCTACGGGCGCGAACAGCGGAAACTCGACCGGAAAGAACACGGGTCGAACAACTGGGAGAAACAACGGCAGAGAGTCGCCACGGCGAAGCGCCAAATCAAGCGGAAAGTGCTGGACTACCAGCACAAACTCACGACGTGGCTGGTTCAAGAGTACGACTTGGTAGCTGTCGAAGATTTGGACGTAAAGCCGATGCTGGAAACCAGCCAGAACGCCAAGAACAAGCAGGACGCGGCATGGTCGCGGTTTCTGGACCTCTTGGAGTATAAGGGCGACCTGTATGGTACTCACGTCGTTCGAGTCGAACCAGCAGGAACAACCAAAGAGTGTTCGGAGTGCGGTGTGGAAACGTCAAAACCACTCTGGATTCGAGAACATTCCTGTCCGGCGTGCGGTCACACCGAGGACAGGGACCTGAACGCGGCGAAGAACATCCTTTCTCGCGGTCGTAAACAGATAGGGGCGGGACGCTCCGAATCAACGTCCCCAGAAACCGAAGATTTCTGGTGTGAGAACGAATCGCAGAGCGATTCGTTAACGCCTGTGCAGACTGCGCTCCCTACGGGAACCATCTCGGTTCCTGCAAAGCGCGTCGTGGAAGCAGGAAGCCCCGAGGTCGTTCGGAAGACAGAGTCTTCCGTGATGACGAGAGACGAAGCCTCTCGAACCACTTGA
- a CDS encoding L-lactate dehydrogenase produces MSTGRIKGKVAIVGTGDVGATTAFALMNSGTVSEIALIDIDREKAEGEAMDLSHGVGFVKPVDVYVGDWEDCWDADVVVITAGASQKPGETRLELLERNVEIFKDMVPKITERIAPETVLLVVTNPVDILSYVTWKVSDLPYERVIGSGTTLDTARFKQVLGEHCDVATKNVHAYVIGEHGDSEVPLWSTAHLAGIPFDEYCELTARSHDDELKTDIAEQVRGAAYEIIEKKGATYYAIGMATTDIIDALIRDEDTIMTVSTLMQGQHDLEDLYISLPCVVNRRGVRNVLELNLADDEREQLTTSAETLRDKIEQLGL; encoded by the coding sequence ATGTCAACTGGACGCATCAAAGGCAAGGTCGCGATCGTCGGGACGGGCGACGTCGGTGCGACGACGGCGTTCGCACTGATGAACAGCGGCACCGTCTCCGAGATCGCACTCATCGACATCGACCGCGAAAAGGCAGAGGGTGAGGCGATGGACCTCTCTCACGGGGTCGGCTTCGTCAAGCCCGTCGACGTCTACGTCGGCGACTGGGAGGACTGCTGGGACGCCGACGTGGTCGTCATCACCGCGGGCGCGAGCCAGAAGCCCGGCGAGACCCGACTGGAACTTCTGGAACGCAACGTCGAGATCTTCAAGGACATGGTCCCGAAGATCACCGAGCGGATCGCGCCCGAAACCGTGTTGCTCGTCGTCACGAACCCGGTCGACATCCTCTCGTACGTGACCTGGAAGGTCTCGGATCTGCCCTACGAGCGCGTCATCGGCTCTGGGACGACGCTGGACACCGCCCGCTTCAAGCAGGTGCTGGGCGAGCACTGTGACGTCGCCACGAAGAACGTCCACGCCTACGTCATCGGCGAGCACGGCGACAGCGAGGTCCCGCTGTGGAGCACGGCCCACCTCGCGGGGATCCCCTTCGACGAGTACTGTGAACTCACGGCTCGCTCTCACGACGACGAACTCAAAACCGACATCGCCGAGCAGGTCCGCGGGGCGGCCTACGAGATCATCGAGAAGAAGGGCGCGACCTACTACGCTATCGGGATGGCGACGACGGACATCATCGACGCGCTGATCCGCGACGAGGACACTATCATGACCGTCTCGACGCTGATGCAGGGCCAGCACGACCTCGAAGACCTCTACATCAGCCTGCCCTGTGTCGTGAACCGTCGCGGCGTCCGGAACGTCCTCGAACTCAACCTCGCCGACGACGAACGCGAGCAGCTCACCACCTCCGCCGAGACGCTTCGCGACAAGATCGAACAGCTCGGCCTCTGA
- a CDS encoding potassium channel family protein, translating to MVSLPGSVGDVNLTRRDRLVVYYLVGLTVLVLTYTGVYNLAMARIEGVDQSIFASFEFVVQTMTTTGYGQDSGYWNHPLMFLYVAGVQISGIGIGFFTLRLIIIPLFSSADVNLDNRLTPKRDHVVVCEYRRDSEVLLEELEELGIEYVLISSDEDEARRLSDDGYAAIDGSPQDAEAYRRASIDSARAVITDAGEANVDTILTIRSVRPDIDVIALTDDSSLEDVLYETGADSVLSPHSVLGHRLAEKVVASFDTELGDAVELGEDIELTEVSVERGSSLDGVRIRESGIRERTGANVVGAWIDGELQMPPDPDSVIQENTVLLVAGEHEALEELSEFTRSADPFGRPDRVVLAGTGEVGSAAERVLDEEGIETVTIDRNESTGADIIGDAGEREVLREAGVEDAGMLLVCVPDDSQALLTTVQAQAINPDIEVLVRANEMATVSKAFRAGADYVLAVPQVSARMVARDLRGEDVLEPASQIRVIRVPATPFAGETLATAGITEQTGCRVIAIDDESGLTTRIDPQRELHADDRLVLVGSDAAVQEFLKRFDVSPAAKGN from the coding sequence ATGGTATCACTCCCGGGATCGGTCGGCGACGTGAACCTCACTCGCCGGGACCGACTCGTCGTCTACTACCTCGTCGGACTGACCGTGCTCGTGCTCACCTACACGGGCGTGTACAACCTGGCGATGGCGCGGATCGAAGGCGTCGATCAGTCGATCTTCGCCTCCTTCGAGTTCGTCGTCCAGACGATGACGACGACGGGCTACGGCCAGGATTCGGGCTACTGGAACCATCCCCTGATGTTCCTCTACGTCGCTGGGGTGCAGATCTCCGGGATCGGGATCGGTTTCTTCACGCTGCGGCTGATCATCATCCCGCTGTTCTCCAGCGCGGACGTCAACCTCGACAACCGCCTCACCCCGAAACGCGACCACGTCGTCGTCTGTGAGTACCGCCGGGACTCGGAGGTCCTGCTCGAAGAACTCGAAGAACTCGGGATCGAGTACGTCCTCATCTCCTCGGACGAAGACGAGGCCAGACGACTCTCCGACGACGGCTACGCGGCGATCGACGGCTCGCCACAGGACGCCGAGGCGTACCGACGAGCCAGCATCGACAGCGCCCGGGCGGTCATCACCGACGCGGGCGAGGCCAACGTCGACACGATTCTGACGATTCGCTCGGTCAGACCGGACATCGACGTCATCGCGCTCACCGACGACAGCAGTCTCGAAGACGTCCTCTACGAGACGGGAGCCGACAGCGTCCTCTCGCCGCACAGCGTCCTGGGCCATCGGCTGGCAGAGAAGGTCGTCGCCTCGTTCGATACGGAACTGGGCGACGCCGTCGAACTCGGCGAGGACATCGAACTGACTGAAGTCTCCGTCGAACGCGGGAGCTCGCTGGATGGGGTCCGGATCCGCGAGTCCGGAATCCGAGAACGGACCGGGGCGAACGTCGTCGGGGCCTGGATCGACGGCGAACTCCAGATGCCGCCCGACCCCGATTCGGTCATCCAAGAGAACACCGTCTTGCTGGTCGCTGGCGAACACGAGGCGCTCGAAGAACTGAGCGAATTTACCCGCTCGGCCGACCCATTCGGCCGACCGGACAGGGTCGTTCTTGCGGGCACGGGTGAAGTCGGGAGCGCGGCCGAGCGAGTGCTCGACGAGGAAGGGATCGAGACGGTCACCATCGACCGCAACGAATCGACCGGGGCCGATATCATCGGGGACGCCGGTGAGCGCGAGGTCCTCCGCGAGGCCGGAGTCGAAGACGCCGGGATGCTCCTCGTCTGTGTCCCCGACGACTCACAGGCGCTGCTGACGACGGTTCAGGCACAGGCGATCAACCCCGACATCGAGGTACTGGTGCGGGCCAACGAGATGGCGACAGTCTCGAAGGCGTTCCGGGCCGGCGCGGACTACGTGCTGGCAGTGCCGCAGGTCAGCGCGCGGATGGTCGCTCGGGATCTCCGCGGTGAGGACGTCCTCGAACCTGCGAGTCAGATCCGGGTGATACGCGTCCCGGCGACCCCCTTCGCGGGCGAGACGCTCGCGACCGCCGGCATCACCGAGCAGACGGGGTGTCGGGTGATCGCGATCGACGACGAATCGGGCCTGACCACGCGGATCGATCCGCAACGAGAACTCCACGCCGACGACCGACTCGTCCTCGTCGGCAGCGACGCCGCCGTTCAGGAGTTCCTCAAGCGCTTCGACGTCTCCCCGGCAGCTAAGGGGAACTGA
- a CDS encoding NAD(P)H-binding protein has product MRVLVTGATGFVGSNLVPALLDAGHDVVAMTRDAGRYEPPEGVEVVEGDLLEPETLAGDFDGVDAAYYLVHSLQTGGDFEERDREAATNFSAAASAAGVERVLYLGGLGETGDDLSPHLRSRQEVETLLARGSYDLTTLRAAIIVGAGSVSFQMVRQLVTKLPVMIAPKWVYTYCQPIAISDVVSYLVGVLDAPETAGGTYEIGGPEVLTYKEMLVRTGEAMGKRRLIVPVPVLSPRLSSYWVDLVTDIPRSISHPLILGLKNPVIVTDDSIEQHVRVDRTPFQEAVERALTEVDE; this is encoded by the coding sequence ATGCGAGTACTCGTCACGGGCGCGACTGGGTTCGTCGGGAGCAACCTCGTCCCGGCACTGCTCGATGCGGGCCACGACGTCGTCGCGATGACCCGCGACGCCGGCCGATACGAACCACCCGAAGGCGTCGAAGTCGTCGAGGGAGACCTCCTCGAACCCGAGACGCTGGCCGGTGACTTCGACGGCGTCGACGCGGCCTACTATCTGGTCCACTCGCTGCAGACCGGCGGCGACTTCGAGGAGCGCGACCGGGAGGCCGCGACGAACTTCTCGGCGGCCGCCAGCGCCGCCGGCGTCGAGCGAGTGCTCTACCTCGGCGGACTGGGCGAGACTGGCGACGACCTCTCGCCACACCTGCGGTCACGCCAGGAAGTCGAGACCCTGCTCGCCAGAGGTTCGTACGATCTGACGACGCTGCGGGCGGCGATCATCGTCGGCGCGGGCAGCGTCAGCTTCCAGATGGTCCGCCAACTGGTCACCAAGCTCCCCGTGATGATCGCCCCGAAGTGGGTCTACACCTACTGCCAGCCCATCGCGATCAGCGACGTCGTCTCGTATCTCGTGGGGGTGCTGGACGCACCCGAGACGGCCGGCGGGACCTACGAGATCGGTGGTCCGGAAGTACTCACCTACAAGGAGATGCTCGTCCGCACGGGCGAGGCGATGGGCAAGCGACGACTGATCGTCCCAGTCCCGGTGTTGAGTCCGCGACTGTCGTCGTACTGGGTCGATCTCGTGACGGACATCCCGCGATCGATCTCTCACCCGCTGATCCTCGGTCTCAAGAACCCCGTCATCGTCACCGACGACAGTATCGAACAGCACGTCCGCGTCGACCGGACGCCGTTTCAGGAAGCCGTCGAGCGAGCACTGACGGAGGTCGACGAGTGA
- a CDS encoding DUF7530 family protein codes for MATATEGEDRWVYESIVGAIPGVHFSRAQAVAIQLGLFGLGVVVLAALTDRWEGLAPGLAAVLVVSAGSVLMLTIGRRIRRLDVPQIYTHTLFGSQIEIVLGVLSFVGLVTYLFVADPRQAGEPLIQRLLGPEPSLLSVYFMLLVLWDVCYRIGTGWWASLVGLWRSVLFADQFDPDTRAALIEVDLVTIGFAAVQVVLLPFLGAQPLLLVLVSGHVAAVATVSGLSILLLWRRG; via the coding sequence ATGGCGACAGCGACCGAGGGCGAAGATCGGTGGGTCTACGAGAGTATCGTGGGCGCGATCCCGGGTGTCCACTTCTCACGGGCGCAGGCGGTGGCGATTCAGCTGGGGCTGTTCGGGCTGGGCGTCGTCGTGCTCGCGGCGCTGACCGACCGCTGGGAGGGGCTCGCGCCGGGGCTGGCGGCCGTGCTCGTCGTCTCGGCCGGGAGCGTGCTCATGCTGACGATCGGCCGGCGAATCCGACGGCTGGACGTCCCCCAGATCTACACGCACACCCTCTTTGGCTCCCAGATCGAGATCGTCCTCGGCGTCCTCTCCTTTGTCGGGCTGGTGACCTACCTGTTCGTCGCCGACCCGCGTCAGGCGGGCGAGCCGCTGATCCAGCGGTTGCTCGGTCCCGAGCCGTCGCTGCTGTCGGTGTACTTCATGCTGCTGGTACTCTGGGACGTCTGCTATCGCATCGGAACCGGCTGGTGGGCCAGTCTCGTCGGGCTGTGGCGGTCGGTGTTGTTTGCCGACCAGTTCGATCCCGACACCCGAGCGGCACTGATCGAAGTCGATCTGGTCACGATCGGCTTCGCCGCCGTACAGGTCGTCCTCCTGCCGTTTCTCGGAGCGCAGCCGCTGTTGCTCGTGCTCGTCTCGGGCCACGTCGCCGCAGTGGCGACCGTCTCGGGGCTCTCGATCCTGCTGCTGTGGCGACGCGGCTGA